One bacterium DNA window includes the following coding sequences:
- a CDS encoding NADH-quinone oxidoreductase subunit K, with the protein MSNHWLLNMGFVAALLFIGIFCLLTMKNLIKLLIGIEIIAKGITLALITAGFERNNVMVTQSLVITFIVVEVSLLATALALIINIYRHTKSLSISKLTNLRG; encoded by the coding sequence ATGAGTAATCATTGGTTGTTAAATATGGGGTTTGTGGCAGCATTATTATTCATAGGAATATTCTGTCTTTTAACTATGAAAAATCTTATAAAGCTATTGATTGGCATTGAGATTATAGCAAAAGGGATTACACTTGCCCTGATTACTGCCGGGTTTGAAAGAAATAATGTTATGGTTACACAAAGTCTGGTAATAACTTTTATTGTGGTTGAAGTAAGCCTTCTTGCAACGGCTCTGGCATTAATAATAAATATTTATAGACATACTAAAAGTCTTAGTATAAGTAAGTTAACGAATCTAAGAGGATAA